The DNA window AAAATTTAGGAGCATATAAgaacgtattttttttttttttttagcgcATAATATTATAGTTAAAATGTAAGAATATGCTTAAGTTGtacatatacttttttttcgcagtatttttaaaagagtgGGAAATACTCAGCGGGGTAAGTGTAAGTCGAAAGCAATACCATTCGGTTAGTCATTTGAGGGAGGTTCAAGGAGAAAAAATCTCACATAGGGGCTACTCGCACAGGGACCACTCACATAGAAGTGTATCACATAATGACTGTTCACTTAGATGTGTATCAATTATCAAGGGGAGGAAGGTATTCTTACCCTTTAAGGCCCATATCAGTGCGCATAAAGACGGGGATCAGAGCAATGTTTGTTATAAAGGTAGAAAAAGCTGTAAATCGAAGgggaaaaagaatatatattaccatttcaataaaagaaaattggTTAGCATAccaaaagtaaaaaaaaaaaaaaaaaaaaaggattttcttctttcttttttattattatcggGAATAATATGTCTAGTTgtaaaactataaaaagCTATGgtgaagtaaaaaaaagaaaaaaactttGTGTTTTAAATGATGAACTAGAAGAAGCAAAAGATTATGAACAAGAAGACTTAGACCCCGAATTACATGATAGCTTACGTGGGTGTATTGAAAATGATatgaaaaacatttattttgatGGGCTGACAGAATGTGATCAAAATGATTACAGTGCTGATGAAGATAATTTTGATAAAGATGATTTAAGTGAAGAAacgaaaagaaagaaatattatgtatatggaAGAAATTTTAGTGATAAAGATTTTGACTCTGAAcatgttcataaatattatcaaCATTTGcctatatattttgataacCCAAATGTAGGCTCCACtagtaattttaaaaaaatgtatgaatcaaataaaattgaaaatttagAAAGAAATATAAGAGAAGAAGATTTATATTATCCTTCAGTACCAATTAACTGGAAATTATATGTTTGtctattttttgataaaaaatataattatgaaaatgaggaagaaaaaaatatatatgatcgatttaataaaaatatacggCATAAATATGTCTTAGAGTTCTTATCATGGGTCAAGTTATCAACAAGGATATATCAAAATACTTCAAAAATATTGATGCTatttaacttaaaaaaaaataataatatatatggtaatatacttttttttacttcattgAATTTACATTATGCTAATATGTTTATGAAATCAAATCCGTATATAAAACTAGGATTATgtgaagaattatatttgtattcgTATGAAAGTAATAATGACCATTTTCTCCTAGGTAATTTTCCTAATCtctttttgcaaaaaaattatttatttataaaattttttaatcctcaaaaattaaaggaaatCAATTCTTTATATGAAAAGCATATGAGGTTTTACATAACATCCAATATGATTTTTAAACTGGGTATATTGAAAAAAGTACACAAGGACAATTTGAAGGATATATTTTTGACTACTCATCAGTACTTGCCAATAACCGAGGATCAGACGAAGAGTATTCTATCCAAGTTTAACGCGGAATTTGAGCTCCTGGAGCGGTGCACAGCTGTTCAGCTAGACGAACACTGCCGGATAAGGAGCATCACCGGGGCAGGCGAAAGGGATGGTATCAGTGGTAGCGGTAGTACTAGCAGTTGGGATAGCACTAACAGTAGTAGCAGATGTAGTGGTAAAAGTGAGCATCTCCCGAATGATACCGAAGAGGGGGAAAACCAAGAAAGGTATAACTCTAGCTGCGTAGCAGAACTGAACATAGTAAATTGCCGAGATGAAGAAGAAGCGCAGGAATTTTTGGAAAAGGACCCATACACAAGATGCTGCTTCTATGagagtatttttttttccgaaGTGCGTGAAGTAGTTccacatataaaatatggaGAAGGGTATATGCCGAAAATGATGAATccaaatttaaaatataagtatgAACTTGACACCAACTTGAACCCAACAGAATGTTTAGAGGATAAACCGGAGTATTTAGAGAATAGAAGTATggcagaaaaaaaattagctaATCATGAGAAAGTGGATTTTGATATACTTGATACATTCATTAAGTTAAAATATACCAATAAAGAAGTCGAGTATGAACACTGGGATGTGAAGGAATCCGACACAGGTGTGAATGGAAAATTTCATGCGAATTGTGCACTAGATATGGcagaaatggaaaaaaaaaatttgtacatATCGGAAAAATCGCTACAAGGGGGTATTCTTGAAAAAAGGCGAAGAGGAACTGCAAGCGAAATGGATAGAATGGACACAATGGATAGAAGCGATGGAAATGATAGGAGAAGTCGAAGTGGACGTAGCTCCGGCGCGAAAGTATGCAGGGTAAAAATTGTTGACTATGATAACGACTACATTGATTACATTTGCAATGTGCAGCGAAACAAGATATTGTACGtaaagaaaaatggaaaagacAAGGAAACAACGTATACAGACTCGAAAAGTGCATTAGGTAGTAACAAGTCGAACaacatatatgatatattgaGAGAAGATATGAAAAACCCGaacatatataagaaaaaagacaTCCTATTAATAGATAACACATTGCAGTTTTttgatcattttttttttaaagattacTTGTCTGGTTTTGTTTACATTTCTCTACCTCCAGGGGAATATATTGAAGAtgcatatttaataaaagatgaaaaaaattatgatttcACTATGTTTAATAATTCCTTAGCTACTCAAgatgattttttaaaaagacaAAATTATCAACCCAGGTTTTTAAAAGGAATATGGTTAAAAAAGGAGCAAtcaaaaattcttttttatgataaacaGAACAATGCTTTACTCTTTGGAACTGGAATTGACAAAACTTTTTCATGGGACAAACAAGTTGATGATCGTGTTATGAAGAGAGCTTTAATTAATATGGAAATAGCTAtggaaaaaattagaaaaggTAGTTCCATTATACAAGATGATATTACTGTTCATCAGGAAACAGATCGAACAATTAAGGAGTACACGGATGAGTACACCTCTGTTCAAAAAAGGTTTACATCCATTCACAATCATTTGAAATCCTCTGAAGGTTACCCCGACTTGAAACCCCCCCCGGGTATGACTTCGCATACGTGAAGGGTTCACATTTTCGTTCCTTCGATAAACTTCTTCAACAGTGGAATATCTCCTTTCCTCACTTCAAgcatgcatgtatatacatatgtacatatacgaatatatatatgtacatatatgaatatatatatatatatatatatatatatatatatatatatatatatatatatatatatgtatgtatatatgtatgtatggatCTGTTCacatttctttattttgcaGGCCTTGAATATTTAAACCCACACATTTGGGAAAAGACAACAGATGAGCACAAGAAGTTAATGCTAGATAAAGAAAGAGTCCAAAAACTACATtcgaaatttttaaaaaaactgGAGTTGTATAAAGCTTCAGTGGATGACGATCCTTTTATTCAAAAGGCGCCATCAGAAAGTGATATTCTGAGTCATTCGGACAAAGTGGAAATTCATTTTCTGTGATATGGAGAAAATTGTCTTTTGccatccatatatatatttgttttctttttttttttgtcaaatTTAGGCAAactgctatatatatatatatatatatatatatatatattttttagtagTAGTTAAAGATGcgttttttcattaaagcgagtggaaaaaaggaaacaaaaaaaaaaaaaaaaagaaaaaaaaaagaaaaaaaaaaaaaagaaaaaagagaaaaaaaagaagatcaACGTAGAAATAAGCATAATTGGTAAAACTTCTTATAACTGCATGAAATTACGTAGAAAGGAATAATGCGTAATTaacatatgtgcataaagCAGCAGTATACACA is part of the Plasmodium malariae genome assembly, chromosome: 14 genome and encodes:
- the PmUG01_14063000 gene encoding conserved Plasmodium protein, unknown function, with translation MSSCKTIKSYGEVKKRKKLCVLNDELEEAKDYEQEDLDPELHDSLRGCIENDMKNIYFDGLTECDQNDYSADEDNFDKDDLSEETKRKKYYVYGRNFSDKDFDSEHVHKYYQHLPIYFDNPNVGSTSNFKKMYESNKIENLERNIREEDLYYPSVPINWKLYVCLFFDKKYNYENEEEKNIYDRFNKNIRHKYVLEFLSWVKLSTRIYQNTSKILMLFNLKKNNNIYGNILFFTSLNLHYANMFMKSNPYIKLGLCEELYLYSYESNNDHFLLGNFPNLFLQKNYLFIKFFNPQKLKEINSLYEKHMRFYITSNMIFKLGILKKVHKDNLKDIFLTTHQYLPITEDQTKSILSKFNAEFELLERCTAVQLDEHCRIRSITGAGERDGISGSGSTSSWDSTNSSSRCSGKSEHLPNDTEEGENQERYNSSCVAELNIVNCRDEEEAQEFLEKDPYTRCCFYESIFFSEVREVVPHIKYGEGYMPKMMNPNLKYKYELDTNLNPTECLEDKPEYLENRSMAEKKLANHEKVDFDILDTFIKLKYTNKEVEYEHWDVKESDTGVNGKFHANCALDMAEMEKKNLYISEKSLQGGILEKRRRGTASEMDRMDTMDRSDGNDRRSRSGRSSGAKVCRVKIVDYDNDYIDYICNVQRNKILYVKKNGKDKETTYTDSKSALGSNKSNNIYDILREDMKNPNIYKKKDILLIDNTLQFFDHFFFKDYLSGFVYISLPPGEYIEDAYLIKDEKNYDFTMFNNSLATQDDFLKRQNYQPRFLKGIWLKKEQSKILFYDKQNNALLFGTGIDKTFSWDKQVDDRVMKRALINMEIAMEKIRKGSSIIQDDITVHQETDRTIKEYTDEYTSVQKRFTSIHNHLKSSEGLEYLNPHIWEKTTDEHKKLMLDKERVQKLHSKFLKKLELYKASVDDDPFIQKAPSESDILSHSDKVEIHFL